A portion of the Lysinibacillus timonensis genome contains these proteins:
- a CDS encoding nucleotide excision repair endonuclease: MIKIELPKPDLVIYQRKQELKEGEIAIKPINGFIDLHKITREKGGFFLFYNKANEVLFVGKARKLRQRIKKHFEDQVSPIKNHRDEVYKIEVYEVEDPMEREIYETYAINMLRAKYNTDKVFFE; encoded by the coding sequence ATGATTAAAATTGAATTACCTAAGCCAGACCTTGTCATTTATCAGAGAAAACAAGAATTAAAAGAAGGAGAAATCGCTATAAAACCGATTAATGGTTTTATCGATTTACACAAGATCACTCGTGAAAAAGGTGGATTCTTCTTGTTTTATAACAAAGCAAATGAGGTTCTATTTGTTGGAAAGGCAAGAAAACTTCGTCAAAGAATTAAAAAACACTTTGAAGATCAAGTGTCCCCAATTAAAAACCATCGAGACGAAGTATATAAAATCGAAGTATACGAAGTCGAGGATCCGATGGAACGTGAAATTTACGAAACATATGCCATCAATATGCTTCGTGCCAAATACAATACAGATAAAGTATTTTTTGAATGA
- the yfkAB gene encoding radical SAM/CxCxxxxC motif protein YfkAB: MNTLEKITPKFDPWEAYFDIEQYGKMTLSNIEFTTTTLCNMRCAHCAVGYTLQTKDPNALPLELLIKRLDEISHLRTLSITGGEPMLSKKSVQNYVKPILQYAHDRGIRTQMNSNLTLDGDRYLEIAPYLDVLHISHNWGTIEEFVETGFAMMDRKPTFEQRKALFDRMIENSRMLAEHGVMVSAETMLNKNTLPYLEHIHHQIVHEMKCARHEVHPMYPSDFASSLNALSLDETREAIHHLLDIRDENTWMLFGTLPFYPCSVNEEDQALLKRLREANNVTLRNDPDGRSRLNVNIFTGDVIVTDFGDAPALGNIQSDTLPEIFDKWLDSDLAKSLNCHCPAVKCLGPNILVKNMYYKDTEFISGSVK, encoded by the coding sequence ATGAATACTTTAGAAAAAATCACACCAAAGTTTGATCCATGGGAAGCTTATTTTGATATCGAACAATACGGAAAAATGACGCTTTCTAATATAGAGTTTACAACGACAACATTATGTAATATGCGATGTGCACATTGTGCTGTAGGATATACTTTACAAACGAAAGATCCAAATGCCTTACCATTAGAACTATTAATTAAACGACTTGATGAGATTTCCCATTTAAGAACCCTCAGTATTACTGGTGGTGAGCCGATGTTAAGTAAAAAATCGGTACAAAACTATGTAAAACCAATTCTGCAATATGCTCATGATCGTGGAATTCGTACACAAATGAACTCTAATTTAACTTTAGATGGGGATCGGTACTTAGAAATTGCACCATATTTAGATGTACTTCATATTTCTCATAATTGGGGCACAATTGAAGAATTTGTCGAAACGGGCTTTGCGATGATGGACAGAAAACCAACTTTTGAGCAACGTAAAGCACTTTTTGATCGGATGATTGAAAATTCACGTATGTTAGCGGAACACGGTGTAATGGTTTCAGCTGAAACGATGCTAAATAAAAACACACTTCCATATTTAGAACATATTCATCATCAAATTGTCCATGAAATGAAATGCGCTCGTCATGAAGTACACCCGATGTACCCTTCTGATTTTGCTTCTTCTTTAAACGCATTATCATTAGATGAAACTCGTGAAGCAATTCATCATTTACTTGATATCCGTGATGAAAACACATGGATGTTATTCGGCACACTTCCCTTCTACCCTTGTAGTGTTAACGAAGAAGATCAGGCATTACTAAAACGTTTACGTGAAGCGAACAATGTGACACTTCGTAATGACCCTGATGGTCGCTCTCGTTTAAATGTAAATATTTTTACTGGAGATGTCATCGTAACGGATTTTGGCGATGCTCCTGCTTTAGGTAATATTCAATCTGATACTTTGCCAGAAATATTTGATAAATGGTTAGATTCAGATTTAGCTAAATCTCTAAACTGCCATTGCCCTGCTGTTAAATGCTTAGGTCCAAATATCTTAGTGAAAAACATGTACTATAAAGATACTGAGTTTATTAGTGGTTCAGTGAAATAA
- the acnA gene encoding aconitate hydratase AcnA translates to MASNLHNSRTSFEVNGKTYNYYRLAALEEAGVANVSRLPYSIKVLLESVLRQYDNYVIKDEHVNNLAKFGNGADPEGEVPFKPSRVVLQDFTGVPVVVDLASLRSAMKELGGDPNKINPAIPVDLVIDHSVQVDKYGNASALQANMDLEFERNAERYNFLKWAQTAYDNFRAVPPATGIVHQVNLEYLAPVVHVKENEDGSFETFPDSVVGTDSHTTMINGIGVLGWGVGGIEAEAGMLGQASYFPIPEVIGVKLTGDLPNGATAMDLALKVTQVLRKRGVVGKFVEFFGPGVSKLPLADRATISNMAPEYGATCGYFAIDEESLNYMRLTGREEEHIQVVEAYLKANNMFFDPSLEPVYTDVLEIKLEDIEPNLSGPKRPQDLIPLSEMKARYHEAVTAPMGVQGFGLTEDEFAKTATVKFADGDVEMPTGAVAIAAITSCTNTSNPYVLLAAGLVAKKAVEKGIQPPAWVKTSLAPGSKVVTGYLEESGLQSYLDQIGFNTVGYGCTTCIGNSGPLLPEIEEAIKTNDLFVTSVLSGNRNFEGRVHPLVKANYLASPPLVVAYALAGTVDIDLQKDSLGKDKDGNDVFFADIWPSTEEVNAVLNKVVTRELFQKEYETVFTANEKWNAIETSTESLYTFDEKSTYIQNPPFFTGLSKTPEAIKGLDGLRVIAKFGDSITTDHISPAGAIGKDTPAGKYLQENGVAIRDFNSYGSRRGNHEVMMRGTFANIRIRNQVAPGTEGGFTTYWPTGEVEYIYDAAMKYQEQGTGLVVLAGNDYGMGSSRDWAAKGTFLLGIKTVIAQSYERIHRSNLVMMGVLPLQFMPGESADSLGLTGKEVISVNLTDDVKPRDILTVTATAEDGTVKTFQALARFDSEVEVDYYRHGGILQMVLRNKASEQ, encoded by the coding sequence ATGGCAAGCAATTTACACAATAGCCGTACTTCATTTGAAGTAAATGGTAAAACGTATAACTATTACCGTTTAGCTGCACTTGAAGAAGCAGGCGTTGCAAACGTTTCACGCCTTCCATACTCAATTAAAGTATTATTAGAATCTGTTTTACGTCAATATGATAACTACGTAATTAAAGATGAACATGTAAACAATTTAGCAAAATTCGGTAATGGAGCAGATCCAGAAGGTGAAGTACCTTTCAAACCTTCTCGTGTAGTATTACAAGACTTTACTGGTGTCCCAGTAGTAGTTGACTTAGCTTCTTTACGTTCAGCAATGAAAGAATTAGGTGGAGATCCTAATAAAATTAACCCAGCAATTCCTGTTGACCTTGTAATTGACCACTCTGTACAAGTTGACAAATATGGTAATGCTTCTGCATTACAAGCAAACATGGATTTAGAGTTTGAACGTAACGCAGAACGTTACAACTTCTTAAAATGGGCTCAAACTGCTTATGATAACTTCCGTGCCGTACCACCTGCAACAGGTATCGTACACCAAGTTAACTTAGAGTACTTAGCGCCAGTTGTTCACGTTAAAGAGAACGAAGATGGTTCATTCGAAACATTCCCAGATTCAGTAGTAGGTACTGACTCACATACTACAATGATCAATGGTATCGGCGTACTTGGATGGGGTGTAGGTGGTATCGAAGCAGAAGCAGGTATGCTTGGACAAGCTTCATACTTCCCAATTCCAGAAGTAATCGGTGTTAAATTAACTGGAGATCTTCCAAATGGTGCAACAGCAATGGATTTAGCATTAAAAGTAACTCAAGTATTACGTAAACGTGGCGTAGTAGGTAAATTCGTTGAGTTCTTCGGTCCTGGCGTATCTAAATTACCATTAGCTGACCGTGCAACTATTTCAAACATGGCTCCTGAATATGGTGCAACATGTGGATATTTCGCTATTGACGAAGAATCATTAAATTACATGCGTTTAACAGGACGTGAAGAAGAACACATCCAAGTTGTAGAAGCTTACTTAAAAGCAAACAACATGTTCTTCGATCCATCTTTAGAGCCTGTTTACACAGACGTATTAGAAATTAAATTAGAAGACATTGAACCAAACCTTTCTGGTCCAAAACGTCCACAAGATTTAATTCCTCTTTCTGAAATGAAAGCTCGTTACCATGAAGCAGTAACTGCTCCTATGGGTGTTCAAGGATTTGGTTTAACAGAAGACGAATTCGCTAAAACTGCTACAGTTAAATTTGCAGATGGCGATGTGGAAATGCCAACAGGTGCTGTAGCAATTGCTGCAATCACTTCTTGTACAAATACATCTAACCCATACGTTCTTTTAGCTGCTGGTTTAGTTGCGAAAAAAGCAGTTGAAAAAGGTATTCAACCACCTGCATGGGTTAAAACTTCTTTAGCACCAGGTTCTAAAGTAGTAACTGGTTACTTAGAAGAATCAGGTTTACAATCATACCTTGACCAAATTGGTTTCAATACAGTAGGTTACGGTTGTACAACATGTATCGGTAACTCAGGTCCATTACTACCTGAAATCGAAGAAGCAATTAAAACGAACGATTTATTTGTAACTTCAGTTCTTTCTGGTAACCGTAACTTCGAAGGTCGTGTACACCCATTAGTAAAAGCTAACTACTTAGCTTCACCACCATTAGTAGTTGCTTACGCTTTAGCTGGTACTGTAGATATCGACCTACAAAAAGATTCTTTAGGTAAAGACAAAGATGGAAACGATGTATTCTTCGCTGACATCTGGCCTTCAACTGAAGAAGTAAACGCTGTATTAAACAAAGTTGTAACTCGTGAATTATTCCAAAAAGAATATGAAACAGTATTCACAGCTAACGAAAAATGGAATGCAATTGAAACATCAACTGAGTCTCTATACACATTTGATGAAAAATCAACTTACATCCAAAACCCACCATTCTTCACTGGATTATCTAAAACTCCAGAAGCAATCAAAGGTCTTGATGGCTTACGTGTAATTGCTAAGTTTGGTGATTCAATTACAACTGACCATATTTCGCCAGCTGGTGCAATCGGTAAAGACACACCTGCAGGTAAATATTTACAAGAAAATGGTGTTGCAATCCGTGACTTCAACTCTTATGGATCACGTCGTGGTAACCACGAAGTAATGATGCGCGGTACATTCGCAAACATCCGTATCCGTAACCAAGTTGCTCCTGGTACAGAAGGTGGATTCACTACTTACTGGCCAACTGGTGAAGTTGAATACATTTACGATGCAGCTATGAAATACCAAGAACAAGGTACTGGTTTAGTAGTACTTGCTGGTAATGACTATGGTATGGGATCTTCTCGTGACTGGGCTGCAAAAGGTACATTCCTACTTGGAATTAAAACTGTAATTGCACAAAGCTATGAGCGTATCCACCGTTCTAACCTTGTTATGATGGGTGTATTACCACTTCAATTCATGCCAGGTGAAAGCGCAGATTCTTTAGGTCTAACTGGTAAAGAAGTAATTTCAGTTAACTTAACAGATGATGTTAAACCACGTGATATCTTAACAGTAACTGCTACTGCTGAAGATGGTACAGTGAAAACATTCCAAGCTCTTGCTCGTTTTGACTCAGAAGTAGAAGTAGACTACTACCGTCATGGCGGTATCCTACAAATGGTACTTCGTAACAAAGCTTCAGAACAATAA
- a CDS encoding right-handed parallel beta-helix repeat-containing protein: MTILKLFSAFFSNVKSIKRALQRSNKGDQIKLSPKVYRESIHFEKDVFISSNGEENEETIIEGIIIVPKSVKVTIQNVTISPTSQMYIEGNLKLENCRVLGNKADVLISANGGLINVENCELNNAKEVAVALMNNSKAYFKNCLFHHNGKMQMLVQESEAIIEQCEFTDAKHGFWIKERSKVYSDQNHLHHHSGTQVIVDHSSFEDFGSKLERSEGNGVYGSNNSEITMQNSTLLYHSLPQIWIQKSQFKGQQCFVQHGDESGFVILNESEAYLSYSEVSNHPKENIKIENDSRLSIEHCHIHSGKAVGIHIKDNSIVHFLETIIKYHSLSQLYITENSICSMDQCIIKDGYHVGIFVDKKSSVSLVKTEISRHSNVGLTGIDSQVNVYQCEIIENKGNGLLAIEKSVVDIEDSRFFDNSMAHIAIKTNVIMSITQCEFFNGKSIYAVNKSEVFILNSKFSKCEQVQIEISDQSTAVFDNCYITQGASYGVKITRNSIANFINSQISHHVLAQVVVNDSSLILNNCELIEGKRNALLIQNHSEVFIRDSYIAKHMRPQIWIDYESTVDLDGVQITDGYQSDLLAQNRSAIYVSDSIIRNERFRYNVQAMNYSKIKLSKTVIENKFGDVFYSENNSFITTSLDEMD, translated from the coding sequence ATGACCATTTTGAAGCTGTTTTCAGCATTTTTCTCAAATGTGAAGTCTATTAAACGAGCTCTTCAAAGGTCGAATAAAGGTGACCAGATTAAGTTATCGCCTAAGGTTTATCGAGAATCGATTCATTTTGAAAAGGATGTTTTCATCTCAAGCAATGGCGAAGAAAATGAAGAAACAATTATTGAGGGAATTATTATTGTCCCGAAATCAGTAAAAGTAACAATTCAAAACGTAACCATCTCCCCTACTTCTCAAATGTATATTGAAGGTAATTTAAAGCTGGAGAATTGTCGTGTACTTGGTAATAAAGCCGATGTACTAATTTCAGCAAATGGTGGGCTTATCAATGTGGAAAATTGTGAGTTGAACAATGCAAAAGAAGTGGCAGTTGCATTAATGAATAATAGTAAAGCCTATTTTAAGAACTGTCTTTTTCATCATAACGGTAAAATGCAGATGCTTGTTCAAGAATCAGAGGCCATTATCGAACAATGTGAATTTACTGATGCAAAACATGGTTTTTGGATTAAAGAACGTTCAAAAGTTTATTCAGATCAAAATCACCTACACCACCATTCCGGAACACAAGTGATTGTTGATCATTCTTCTTTTGAAGACTTTGGCAGTAAGTTAGAACGTAGCGAAGGTAATGGCGTATATGGTTCCAACAACTCAGAAATTACTATGCAAAACAGTACGTTATTGTATCATTCATTACCACAAATATGGATTCAAAAAAGCCAGTTTAAAGGTCAACAATGTTTTGTTCAACATGGCGATGAATCAGGCTTCGTTATTTTGAATGAGTCTGAAGCGTATCTATCTTATAGTGAGGTTTCAAATCATCCGAAAGAGAATATTAAAATTGAAAATGATTCTAGATTGAGTATTGAACACTGTCATATTCATTCTGGTAAAGCAGTTGGTATTCATATAAAAGATAATTCAATTGTTCATTTCTTAGAAACAATTATTAAATATCATTCTCTATCGCAACTTTACATCACTGAGAATTCTATTTGTTCAATGGACCAATGTATCATTAAGGATGGATATCATGTTGGTATATTTGTCGATAAAAAAAGCAGTGTATCCTTGGTAAAAACGGAAATATCCCGTCATTCTAATGTTGGACTTACTGGAATAGATTCACAAGTCAACGTATATCAATGCGAAATAATTGAAAATAAAGGAAATGGGCTATTAGCTATAGAAAAGTCAGTTGTTGACATCGAAGATTCTAGATTTTTTGATAATTCAATGGCACATATCGCAATTAAAACAAATGTTATTATGAGCATAACACAATGCGAGTTCTTCAATGGTAAAAGTATATATGCAGTAAATAAAAGTGAAGTTTTTATCTTAAATAGTAAGTTTTCAAAGTGTGAGCAGGTTCAAATAGAAATAAGTGATCAGTCTACCGCTGTTTTTGATAATTGCTATATAACCCAAGGTGCATCTTACGGCGTAAAAATCACAAGAAATTCTATTGCTAATTTTATAAATAGTCAAATAAGCCATCACGTATTAGCGCAAGTTGTAGTCAATGATAGTTCCCTCATTTTAAATAATTGCGAGTTAATTGAGGGAAAACGGAATGCACTATTAATACAAAACCATAGTGAAGTATTTATTAGGGATAGTTATATTGCAAAACATATGAGGCCTCAAATTTGGATTGATTATGAATCAACGGTCGATTTAGATGGTGTTCAAATTACAGATGGTTATCAATCCGATTTGTTAGCTCAAAATCGCTCAGCTATATATGTTTCAGACAGTATTATTCGGAATGAGAGATTTCGATATAATGTACAGGCAATGAACTACTCGAAAATTAAATTAAGTAAAACAGTAATCGAAAATAAATTTGGTGATGTTTTCTATAGTGAAAACAATAGCTTCATTACTACTTCATTAGATGAAATGGATTAA
- a CDS encoding thioesterase family protein, with translation MFISEKKVEIRYAETDQMGVVYHANYLVWMEIGRTQLVTDLGFNYAGLEDLGYISPVLDISIQYKKAMRYGQIATVRTWVESHSKLKTIYGYEILHEDGSIAATAKSVHTLVKKDTFRPYSLSKIDPAWDAKYLEVAHTK, from the coding sequence ATGTTTATAAGTGAAAAGAAAGTCGAAATCCGATATGCAGAAACGGACCAAATGGGTGTTGTTTATCACGCTAATTATTTAGTTTGGATGGAGATTGGGCGAACGCAACTCGTAACTGATCTAGGTTTTAATTACGCTGGTTTAGAAGATCTTGGATATATTTCACCGGTATTAGATATATCCATTCAATATAAAAAGGCAATGCGTTATGGTCAAATTGCAACAGTTCGTACTTGGGTAGAATCTCATTCAAAGTTAAAAACGATATATGGATATGAAATTTTACACGAAGATGGTTCTATTGCTGCCACGGCAAAATCTGTACATACGTTAGTGAAGAAAGATACGTTTAGACCTTATTCATTGAGTAAAATTGATCCTGCCTGGGATGCAAAATACTTAGAAGTCGCTCATACAAAGTAA
- a CDS encoding YxcD family protein translates to MEKITLNEQEVVNAICLFHAKFRKVEPTDVEVELMYDDIGGFTAEASVNGQHDIYNTVNFIAALRLYIEEQMHRDSMSARIVLDLHDDEGIIANIEW, encoded by the coding sequence TTGGAGAAAATAACATTAAATGAGCAAGAAGTAGTCAATGCGATTTGCCTTTTCCATGCAAAGTTTAGAAAAGTTGAACCAACTGATGTGGAAGTGGAATTAATGTATGACGATATTGGAGGCTTTACTGCTGAAGCCTCTGTAAATGGTCAACATGATATATATAACACAGTCAATTTTATTGCTGCTTTACGTTTATATATTGAGGAACAAATGCATCGAGATTCCATGTCAGCACGTATCGTATTAGACTTGCATGACGATGAAGGAATCATCGCAAATATTGAATGGTAA
- a CDS encoding DUF2785 domain-containing protein, with protein MREQLVNVLEMSQDDRQKYMCENGNLLISQLVQNIGVPEDELRDKITYRLFIELLSYQMFTNEQMVELSIKLIGREYLFKEIDRGETDSVFTRSFSALWLTGLIHVDTQLHFLTNEQSANILEACTSYLNREKDTRGFLGEKGWALAISNGADLSAAIISHPSFEVRFAPIILEGIKNSFWKGTVFVNDEEEKLVSIIDKLIQKDFPQSILTEWVEQVIDKLQFYIMTTGYTPQYFSARTNTLHFLKHLYFHLKFTKHMPELNNIVSLYINKWMKQ; from the coding sequence ATGAGAGAACAACTAGTCAACGTATTGGAAATGAGCCAAGACGATAGACAAAAGTATATGTGTGAAAATGGGAATCTACTTATTTCTCAGTTAGTACAAAATATTGGAGTTCCAGAAGACGAACTTCGTGACAAGATTACTTACCGTTTATTTATCGAATTGTTGTCCTACCAAATGTTTACGAATGAACAAATGGTTGAATTGTCGATAAAACTCATTGGTCGTGAATACTTGTTTAAAGAAATTGACAGAGGCGAAACAGATTCCGTTTTCACGAGATCTTTTTCAGCATTATGGTTAACAGGTTTAATTCATGTAGATACACAATTACATTTTTTAACGAACGAACAATCAGCGAACATTCTCGAAGCATGTACCTCGTATTTAAACAGAGAAAAAGATACGAGAGGATTTCTCGGAGAGAAGGGTTGGGCGTTAGCTATATCCAATGGAGCAGATTTAAGCGCTGCTATCATTAGTCATCCTTCTTTTGAAGTAAGGTTTGCACCTATTATTCTAGAAGGTATAAAAAATAGCTTTTGGAAAGGTACCGTATTTGTTAACGATGAAGAAGAGAAATTAGTTAGTATTATAGATAAATTAATTCAAAAAGATTTTCCTCAAAGTATTTTAACTGAGTGGGTGGAACAAGTAATTGACAAACTGCAGTTTTACATAATGACTACGGGCTATACACCACAATACTTTTCTGCCAGAACCAATACGTTACATTTCTTGAAGCATTTATATTTTCACTTGAAGTTTACAAAGCATATGCCGGAATTGAATAATATCGTATCGTTATATATAAATAAATGGATGAAACAATGA
- a CDS encoding 5'-nucleotidase C-terminal domain-containing protein, translating into MNKVFTATLATSVVVGSSFIMMPASADTVSFSDVKESHSHFTAISELAKSGVLNGYADGTFKPENEITRGQAAVILANILKLDVVNVSDPNYTDVPATHDYYGAIAALKDADIINGYADQSFKPNEPVTRAQMASIISKAFNLKQLNNKALPFTDVQKNDHASNIKVLFDNGVTVGTTSNTFSPNENVTRGQIATFIYKAMNIQSTQPVETDDTFDLTIMHSNDTHGRADMAPKRATAVKEVRTENPDALLLDAGDVFSGTLYFNEFEGQADLALMNYMGYDVMTFGNHEFDLGSSPEGHQALADFVEGANFSFVSSNVDFSKDSKFTGLFTDLISSEPENGKIYNGIVKEINGEKVGIFGLTTVDTKNISSPGAIQFEDYLKEAEKAVKAFEEQGIDKIIVLSHLGFDDDAAVDNDLVLAETIDGIDVIVGGHSHTELAEPVLVNEDANGEVKDPTVIVQAYQYSDFLGTLDVSFDENGVVVEYNGELIPLADYVDDEGALEILKPYQEQITNVQNKEIGVTTEFELANPRVSEEGNADQVSVRNSETILGNLITDGMLAKAKNFTEKEVIMAFQNGGGIRSAINAGPITVGEVITVLPFGNTLALMDSTGAELKAAFEMSVSKYPEENGGFLHISGAKVEYDASKPAGERIVSIQYLDANGKYVELKDNQTYTVATNAFTAKGGDGYTMFAKAYEEGRVIDLGLSDWENFQEHLQSLSTIPTETENRIVNIATK; encoded by the coding sequence ATGAACAAAGTTTTCACTGCAACATTAGCTACATCAGTAGTAGTCGGTTCTAGTTTCATTATGATGCCTGCAAGCGCTGATACTGTATCATTCAGTGATGTAAAAGAAAGTCACTCGCATTTTACAGCTATTAGTGAATTAGCAAAATCAGGTGTGTTAAATGGGTATGCTGATGGTACTTTCAAACCTGAAAATGAAATAACAAGAGGACAAGCAGCTGTTATTCTTGCAAACATTTTAAAATTAGATGTAGTTAATGTTTCAGATCCTAACTATACAGATGTACCAGCAACACATGACTATTATGGTGCAATTGCGGCATTAAAAGATGCTGACATCATCAATGGGTATGCTGATCAATCATTTAAGCCTAATGAACCAGTTACTCGTGCACAGATGGCTTCAATTATTTCTAAAGCATTCAATTTAAAACAATTAAATAATAAAGCTCTTCCATTTACAGACGTTCAAAAAAATGATCACGCTTCAAATATTAAAGTATTATTTGATAACGGAGTAACTGTAGGTACAACTTCTAATACGTTTTCACCAAATGAAAATGTAACAAGAGGTCAAATTGCTACATTTATCTATAAAGCTATGAATATTCAATCAACACAACCAGTTGAGACAGATGACACATTTGATTTAACAATTATGCACTCAAATGATACTCACGGTCGTGCAGACATGGCACCAAAACGCGCAACTGCTGTGAAAGAAGTTCGCACGGAAAATCCAGATGCATTATTACTTGATGCTGGTGACGTATTCTCAGGAACACTTTATTTTAACGAATTTGAAGGTCAAGCTGATTTAGCACTTATGAACTATATGGGTTATGATGTCATGACATTTGGTAACCATGAATTTGATCTTGGGTCAAGCCCTGAAGGACACCAAGCATTAGCTGATTTTGTTGAAGGTGCAAACTTCTCATTTGTATCCTCAAATGTTGATTTTTCAAAAGATTCAAAGTTCACTGGATTATTCACTGATTTAATTTCAAGTGAGCCTGAAAATGGTAAAATTTATAATGGTATTGTAAAAGAAATCAATGGTGAGAAAGTGGGTATATTCGGTTTAACAACTGTTGATACAAAGAATATCTCTTCTCCTGGTGCAATACAATTTGAAGACTATTTAAAAGAAGCAGAAAAAGCGGTTAAAGCATTTGAAGAACAAGGTATAGATAAAATTATCGTTCTTTCACACCTTGGATTTGATGATGATGCAGCAGTTGATAATGATTTAGTGTTAGCGGAAACAATCGATGGCATAGACGTCATTGTAGGTGGTCACAGTCATACTGAACTTGCAGAGCCTGTTCTTGTTAATGAAGATGCAAATGGGGAAGTAAAAGATCCAACTGTAATTGTCCAAGCATATCAATATAGTGATTTCTTAGGAACTTTAGATGTTTCATTTGATGAGAATGGTGTTGTAGTCGAATATAATGGCGAACTAATACCATTAGCAGATTATGTAGACGATGAAGGTGCACTAGAAATCTTGAAACCATATCAAGAACAAATTACAAACGTTCAAAATAAAGAAATTGGTGTTACAACAGAATTTGAGTTAGCAAATCCTCGTGTTTCTGAAGAAGGAAATGCTGATCAAGTGAGTGTTCGTAATAGCGAAACGATTTTAGGTAACCTGATTACTGATGGTATGTTAGCTAAAGCTAAAAACTTTACAGAAAAAGAAGTCATTATGGCCTTCCAGAACGGTGGCGGTATCCGTTCAGCTATTAATGCTGGACCAATTACTGTTGGTGAAGTTATTACCGTATTACCTTTTGGTAACACTTTAGCTCTTATGGATTCTACAGGTGCAGAGTTAAAAGCTGCATTTGAAATGAGTGTTTCTAAATATCCAGAAGAAAACGGTGGTTTCTTACACATCTCTGGAGCAAAAGTTGAATATGATGCTTCAAAACCAGCAGGAGAACGTATTGTGAGTATTCAATATTTAGATGCTAATGGAAAGTATGTAGAATTAAAAGATAACCAAACTTACACAGTAGCTACAAACGCGTTCACGGCAAAAGGTGGAGATGGTTATACAATGTTTGCTAAAGCGTATGAAGAGGGTAGAGTAATTGACCTAGGATTATCGGACTGGGAAAACTTCCAAGAACACTTACAATCTTTAAGTACCATTCCTACTGAAACAGAAAATAGAATTGTTAATATTGCAACTAAATAA